One genomic region from Spirulina subsalsa PCC 9445 encodes:
- a CDS encoding serine hydrolase domain-containing protein, producing MRYRHQAIARLLIAPILGGSLLLPSCSLMPLGTSSDEMTNPSALTLEMKLIDKIDPIVEASLKQDGPGVAVLILNQGAVFQKGYGFRNVEQQDPITPNTVFDLASVSKQMTALGILILMEGGKLGLEDGVTEHLPDFEDPDPDDPILIRDLLYHRSGLADYTGEAWQETDEAFARLTLEDHLQWLNQQEIESDRGVEFEYNNSGYALLALIIERVSGQSFGAFMAEQIFTPLGMNHTVVFADLAQQIPNRAEGYAVSRQGNFKPSSFPSVITGDGNIFSSIADLARYDQGLRRGDVVTPATLKLAFTPGTLENGQSFPYGLGWEVGPDYVQHRGSWYGTSTFYRHYTKVPVTIIVLANDENYPVDELVDDLAELLGY from the coding sequence ATGAGATATAGACATCAGGCGATCGCACGCCTCTTAATTGCCCCGATTTTAGGCGGCAGTTTACTGTTGCCAAGTTGTTCCTTGATGCCCTTGGGGACATCCTCGGATGAAATGACCAATCCATCAGCATTGACCCTTGAAATGAAACTCATCGATAAAATTGATCCGATTGTAGAAGCCAGTCTCAAGCAGGATGGCCCCGGTGTTGCAGTTCTCATTCTGAATCAGGGGGCAGTGTTTCAAAAAGGCTACGGTTTCAGGAATGTAGAGCAGCAAGACCCCATTACACCAAATACAGTGTTTGATTTGGCTTCAGTGTCCAAGCAAATGACCGCGCTGGGGATTTTAATTCTGATGGAGGGGGGGAAACTGGGGCTAGAAGATGGGGTAACGGAGCATCTGCCCGACTTTGAGGATCCAGATCCCGATGATCCCATTTTAATCCGCGATTTGCTGTATCATAGGTCGGGTTTAGCGGACTATACGGGTGAGGCTTGGCAAGAGACAGATGAGGCTTTCGCTCGTTTGACTCTTGAGGATCATTTGCAATGGCTGAATCAGCAGGAGATTGAGAGCGATCGCGGCGTTGAATTTGAGTATAACAATAGTGGCTACGCGCTTTTGGCCTTGATTATTGAGCGGGTTTCGGGACAATCTTTTGGGGCATTTATGGCCGAGCAAATTTTCACACCCTTGGGAATGAATCATACGGTGGTATTTGCGGATTTAGCCCAACAGATTCCCAATCGGGCCGAGGGCTATGCGGTGTCTCGCCAAGGGAATTTTAAGCCCTCTTCTTTTCCCTCTGTGATTACAGGGGATGGTAATATTTTTAGCTCCATTGCCGATTTAGCCCGTTATGATCAGGGATTACGCCGGGGCGATGTGGTAACGCCAGCAACCTTAAAACTTGCGTTTACGCCGGGGACTTTGGAGAATGGGCAGTCTTTCCCCTATGGTTTGGGGTGGGAAGTCGGCCCCGATTATGTGCAGCATCGCGGCAGTTGGTACGGCACCAGCACGTTTTATCGCCACTATACTAAAGTGCCAGTGACAATTATTGTCTTAGCCAATGATGAAAATTACCCGGTGGATGAGTTGGTAGATGATCTGGCGGAATTGTTAGGTTATTAA
- a CDS encoding S9 family peptidase encodes MQAVPFGSWKSPITSELIVSGTIGLGGVTVDGEDIYWLEGRPSEGGRNVLVKRNPDGTCSDVTPPPFNLRTRVHEYGGGSYLMTQGILYFSNFADQRIYRQRVGEDPQPLTPENNHCRYADAVLDQKRDRLICVCENHSPGHGEPQNTLATIDLNTGTVETLISGSDFYSSPRLSPDGTQLTWLEWNHPNMPWDGTTLWLAPVLPNGQIGEKTCITGSDHESVCAPAFAPDGTLFFVSDRSNWWNLYCYTDQTIEPLFPLDAEFGYPHWVFGVQPYVFDSTHSLICIYSQNGQDTMARFEFKAKSLQIFNIPFTSVGSLQVKDNTLYFIGGSPTEPTQLVQMDIDSLQTQCLKRTSDLVLDVGYLSTPQEIEFPTEDGKTAYAWFYPPQNRDYKAPQGELPPLLVRSHGGPTAAANPTFNLRYQYWTSRGFALVDVNYGGSTGYGREYRQRLNGKWGIVDVADCVNAARYLVQEGKVDGQRLAIAGGSAGGYTTLAALTFHDVFKAGASYYGISDLEALAQDTHKFESRYLDGLIGKYPEEKEIYYQRSPIHFTEGLSCPVIFFQGLEDKVVPPNQAEMMVEALKKKGLPVAYVPFAEEQHGFRKAENIKRALDGEFYFYSRVFGYVPADNLEPISIFNL; translated from the coding sequence ATGCAAGCAGTACCTTTTGGGTCTTGGAAATCACCCATTACTTCCGAGTTAATTGTTTCCGGCACGATTGGATTAGGGGGAGTAACCGTTGATGGAGAAGATATCTATTGGCTAGAAGGACGGCCTTCTGAGGGAGGGCGGAATGTTCTCGTCAAACGGAATCCTGACGGGACTTGCTCCGATGTCACCCCCCCACCCTTTAACCTGCGGACTCGCGTTCATGAATATGGGGGAGGCTCTTATTTAATGACTCAGGGGATTCTGTACTTTTCCAACTTTGCCGACCAACGGATTTACCGCCAACGAGTGGGGGAAGATCCCCAACCCCTCACCCCGGAAAACAACCACTGCCGCTATGCTGATGCTGTTTTGGATCAAAAACGCGATCGCCTCATTTGCGTTTGTGAAAACCACAGTCCGGGTCACGGGGAACCTCAAAACACCCTCGCCACCATCGACCTCAACACCGGAACAGTAGAAACCCTCATCTCCGGTAGTGACTTCTATTCCTCCCCCCGTCTCAGTCCCGACGGAACCCAACTCACATGGTTAGAATGGAATCATCCCAATATGCCCTGGGATGGAACCACCCTCTGGCTTGCCCCCGTCCTCCCCAACGGTCAAATTGGCGAAAAAACCTGCATTACAGGCAGTGATCATGAATCCGTCTGCGCCCCCGCCTTTGCCCCCGATGGGACCCTCTTCTTTGTCTCAGACCGTAGCAACTGGTGGAATTTATACTGTTATACCGATCAAACCATTGAACCCCTCTTTCCCCTTGATGCCGAATTTGGTTATCCCCACTGGGTTTTTGGCGTTCAGCCCTACGTTTTTGACTCCACCCATAGCTTAATCTGTATCTACTCCCAAAACGGTCAAGACACCATGGCGCGTTTTGAATTTAAAGCCAAATCTCTGCAAATCTTTAATATTCCCTTTACCAGCGTGGGATCTTTACAAGTTAAAGACAATACCCTCTATTTTATTGGCGGTTCCCCCACCGAACCCACCCAACTGGTACAAATGGACATCGACAGCTTACAAACCCAGTGCCTTAAACGCACCAGTGATCTGGTTTTAGATGTCGGTTATCTCTCCACCCCCCAAGAAATCGAATTTCCCACCGAAGACGGGAAAACCGCCTATGCTTGGTTTTATCCCCCTCAAAACCGCGATTACAAAGCCCCTCAAGGGGAATTACCCCCCCTCCTCGTCCGCAGTCATGGCGGCCCCACCGCCGCCGCCAACCCCACCTTTAACTTACGCTATCAATACTGGACAAGTCGGGGGTTTGCCCTAGTTGATGTCAACTATGGCGGCAGCACCGGGTATGGGCGAGAATACCGCCAACGCTTGAATGGCAAATGGGGCATTGTAGACGTTGCCGATTGTGTCAATGCCGCTCGTTATCTTGTACAGGAAGGCAAAGTAGACGGACAACGATTAGCCATTGCTGGGGGCAGTGCCGGGGGGTACACCACCCTAGCCGCCCTTACTTTTCACGATGTTTTCAAAGCCGGAGCCAGTTACTACGGCATCAGTGACTTAGAGGCGCTCGCCCAAGATACCCATAAATTTGAGTCCCGTTATCTTGATGGTTTAATTGGCAAATATCCTGAAGAAAAAGAGATTTATTATCAACGTTCTCCCATTCATTTTACCGAGGGTTTATCTTGTCCCGTAATTTTCTTTCAGGGGTTAGAGGATAAAGTTGTCCCCCCCAATCAAGCGGAAATGATGGTAGAAGCCCTGAAGAAAAAAGGTTTACCTGTGGCCTATGTTCCCTTTGCCGAAGAACAACACGGTTTTCGGAAAGCGGAGAATATTAAACGGGCTTTAGATGGGGAATTTTATTTTTATTCTCGCGTGTTTGGTTATGTTCCCGCAGACAATCTTGAACCGATTTCTATTTTTAATTTGTGA